In a single window of the Cervus elaphus chromosome 1, mCerEla1.1, whole genome shotgun sequence genome:
- the LOC122707175 gene encoding olfactory receptor 4B1-like — protein sequence MACTNNVTELIFSGLFEDPEVQRACFVVFLPVYLATVVGNGLIVLTVRVSKSLRAPMYFFLSHLSLVEISYSSTIVPKFITDLLSKIKTISLEGCLAQIFFFHFFGVTEILLLVMMAYDRYVAICKPLHYTSIMNRQLCYILVAGSWLGGFFHSIIQVLITIQLPFCGPNVIDHYFCDLQPLFKLACTDTSVEGVVVLANSGLIALCSFLLLVSSYVVILLSLRNHSAEGRRKALSTCASHLMVVTLFFGPAIFLYMRPASTFTEDKLVAVFYTVVTPMLNPVIYTLRNAEMKVAMRRLWAKKENSGM from the coding sequence ATGGCGTGTACAAATAATGTAACTGAGTTAATTTTCAGTGGTCTTTTTGAGGATCCAGAGGTGCAGAGAGCGTGTTTTGTGGTCTTTCTCCCTGTGTACTTGGCCACGGTGGTGGGCAATGGCCTCATTGTCCTGACGGTTAGAGTCAGTAAGAGCCTGCGtgcccccatgtacttcttccttagTCACCTGTCGCTGGTGGAGATCAGTTACTCCTCTACAATTGTCCCCAAATTCATCACAGACTTACTTTCCAAGATTAAAACCATCTCTCTGGAGGGTTGTCTGGCTCAGATattcttctttcacttctttggggTCACTGAGATCCTCTTGCTGGTGATGATGGcttatgaccgctatgtggccatctgcaaacctCTTCATTATACGAGCATTATGAACCGTCAACTGTGTTACATATTAGTAGCTGGTTCCTGGCTTGGAGGCTTCTTTCACTCCATAATTCAGGTTCTCATCACCATCCAATTGCCCTTCTGCGGTCCCAATGTGATTGACCACTACTTCTGTGACCTCCAGCCATTATTCAAGCTTGCCTGCACTGACACCTCTGTGGAGGGGGTCGTTGTGTTGGCCAACAGTGGCTTAATTGCTCTgtgctcctttctcctcttgGTGTCCTCatatgttgtcatcctgctcaGCTTGAGGAACCATTCAGCAGAGGGCAGACGCAAAGCCCTCTCCACCTGCGCCTCTCACCTAATGGTGGTCACCTTGTTCTTTGGACCTGCCATCTTCCTCTACATGCGGCCCGCCTCCACCTTCACTGAGGACAAGCTGGTGGCCGTGTTCTACACGGTGGTcacccccatgctgaaccccgtCATCTACACACTCAGAAATGCAGAGATGAAAGTTGCCATGAGGAGGTTGTGGGCCAAAAAGGAGAACTCAGGGATGTAG